The Deltaproteobacteria bacterium genome includes a region encoding these proteins:
- a CDS encoding elongation factor Tu gives MSKPKFERRKPHVNIGTIGHVDHGKTTLTAAIT, from the coding sequence ATGTCGAAGCCTAAGTTTGAGCGGCGTAAGCCTCATGTGAACATAGGCACTATTGGTCATGTGGATCATGGCAAGACGACCTTGACGGCGGCCATTACGA
- the fusA gene encoding elongation factor G: MARLIQLEKVRNIGIMAHIDAGKTTTTERILYYTGLSHRMGEVHEGSAVMDWMKQEQERGITITSAATTCFWLKHRINIIDTPGHVDFTMEVERSLRVLDGAISIFCAVAGVEPQSETVWRQAEKYGIPRVAFVNKMDRVGADYWRTIQMMRDRLKTYPLPLQLPLGKEEDFVGVIDLVQMRGIVYDATTLGTKYHFIEITEDIKDEALKHRENILEVAAEADESLMEKYIDGLEITPEEIKGAIRQATLRLKVVPVLCGAAFKNRGVQPLLDAVVDYLPSPLDVPAIEGTRPDGGLQKRRPDDNEPFSALAFKLMNDPFIGHLTYLRIYSGSLKAGSTVYNPTRGKEERVGRLLKMHANKREEIKEVYAGDIVAAVGLKNTSTGDTLSDKEHPIILETIEFPEPVISVSIEPKTKVDLDKLGGAMHKLALEDPSFQIKIDKDTGQTLISGMGELHLEIIVDRLLREFKVDARVGIPEVSYRETITKTVEGEGKFIKQTGGRGQYGHVVLRLGPLGPGGGFEFVNKVVRGAIPREYIPAVEQGVKEAMQRGVLAGYPLIDLQAILLDGSYHEVDSSELAFKIAAAVCFRDLARRANPISLEPIMSLEVVLPEEFLGEVIGDLNARRGKIIGIDVRKGIQVISAKVPLAEMFGYATDLRSLTQGRANYTMQFSRYRPVPPALMEAIISHRGGARVPSTLRRKEVI; this comes from the coding sequence TTGGCTAGATTGATACAGTTAGAAAAGGTCAGAAATATCGGGATCATGGCCCATATAGATGCCGGGAAAACCACCACCACCGAACGAATACTTTATTATACCGGCCTCTCCCATAGGATGGGCGAGGTACATGAGGGCTCGGCGGTAATGGACTGGATGAAACAGGAGCAAGAGAGAGGAATTACCATTACCTCTGCGGCTACCACCTGTTTCTGGCTGAAACATCGTATCAACATCATAGATACCCCTGGCCATGTAGACTTTACCATGGAGGTGGAAAGGTCCCTCAGGGTGTTGGATGGAGCCATCTCCATATTCTGCGCAGTAGCCGGGGTCGAACCCCAGTCTGAAACCGTCTGGCGGCAGGCCGAAAAATACGGAATTCCCCGGGTCGCCTTCGTCAACAAGATGGATAGGGTCGGGGCGGACTATTGGAGAACCATCCAGATGATGAGGGACCGGTTAAAGACCTATCCCCTCCCTCTACAACTCCCCTTAGGAAAAGAGGAGGACTTCGTCGGGGTCATCGACTTGGTGCAGATGAGGGGTATCGTCTACGATGCCACCACCCTAGGGACCAAATACCACTTCATAGAGATAACTGAAGATATAAAGGATGAAGCCCTGAAACATCGGGAGAATATCTTGGAGGTGGCGGCAGAGGCGGATGAATCCCTCATGGAGAAGTATATAGATGGATTGGAGATTACCCCTGAGGAGATCAAGGGGGCCATCAGACAGGCCACGTTGAGGCTAAAGGTGGTACCGGTATTGTGCGGGGCGGCCTTCAAGAACCGGGGGGTTCAACCCCTTCTGGATGCAGTAGTTGACTATCTCCCTTCCCCCCTCGATGTCCCTGCCATTGAGGGGACTAGACCCGATGGTGGGCTGCAGAAGAGACGACCCGATGACAACGAGCCCTTCTCCGCCTTGGCCTTCAAGCTCATGAACGACCCTTTCATAGGTCACCTCACCTATCTGAGGATCTACTCTGGCTCCCTGAAGGCGGGGAGCACCGTTTACAACCCTACCCGGGGGAAAGAGGAAAGGGTAGGGAGACTCCTCAAGATGCACGCCAACAAAAGGGAGGAGATTAAGGAGGTATATGCCGGGGATATCGTGGCCGCTGTCGGCCTGAAGAACACCTCCACGGGCGATACCCTCTCGGACAAGGAACATCCCATCATATTAGAGACTATCGAGTTCCCCGAACCGGTCATATCTGTCTCCATAGAGCCCAAGACCAAGGTGGACCTGGATAAATTGGGAGGGGCCATGCATAAGTTGGCCCTGGAAGACCCTTCTTTCCAGATCAAGATCGATAAGGATACAGGGCAAACCCTGATCTCGGGTATGGGCGAACTCCACCTGGAGATCATCGTGGATCGACTCTTGCGCGAATTTAAGGTAGATGCCCGCGTAGGGATCCCTGAGGTGAGCTATCGGGAGACCATTACCAAGACCGTCGAGGGAGAGGGAAAATTCATCAAACAGACGGGGGGCCGTGGACAGTACGGACATGTAGTTCTGAGATTAGGACCTCTTGGGCCTGGAGGGGGGTTTGAGTTCGTAAATAAGGTGGTGAGAGGGGCCATACCCAGAGAATATATCCCTGCTGTGGAACAAGGGGTTAAAGAGGCGATGCAGCGTGGGGTCCTCGCTGGCTACCCCTTGATCGATTTACAAGCCATCCTTTTAGATGGTTCTTATCACGAGGTGGATTCCTCTGAGCTTGCCTTTAAGATAGCGGCCGCTGTCTGTTTTAGAGATCTTGCACGTAGGGCAAACCCCATCTCCTTAGAACCCATTATGTCCCTGGAGGTTGTCCTCCCTGAAGAGTTCCTGGGGGAAGTAATAGGTGACCTCAACGCTAGGAGGGGAAAGATCATCGGCATTGACGTCCGCAAGGGGATTCAAGTGATAAGTGCGAAGGTCCCTCTAGCCGAGATGTTCGGTTATGCCACTGATCTGCGCTCCCTAACCCAGGGGAGGGCCAATTACACCATGCAATTTTCCAGGTACAGGCCTGTACCCCCTGCCTTAATGGAGGCAATAATCTCCCATCGCGGGGGTGCTAGAGTGCCATCAACATTAAGAAGGAAGGAGGTCATCTGA
- the rpsG gene encoding 30S ribosomal protein S7 gives MPRRRVVKKRRIQPDPKYKDILVAKFITCFMRKGKKSLAERLFYTSLEIMRKKVKDDPLNVFKQAVDNVKPVLEVKPRRVGGATYQVPVEVRHDRRTSLAIRWIIQFARARPEKTMHEKLAAELLDAANNRGAAIKKKEDTHRMAEANKAFAHYRW, from the coding sequence ATGCCAAGAAGAAGGGTAGTAAAAAAGAGGCGGATCCAGCCAGATCCTAAGTACAAAGACATATTGGTGGCCAAGTTCATCACCTGCTTCATGAGGAAGGGGAAAAAGAGTCTGGCCGAAAGGTTATTCTACACCTCTCTGGAGATCATGAGGAAAAAGGTAAAGGATGACCCCCTTAATGTCTTCAAGCAGGCTGTGGACAATGTGAAGCCCGTGCTGGAGGTCAAGCCGCGGCGGGTAGGAGGGGCAACCTATCAAGTACCCGTAGAGGTGAGGCATGATCGCAGGACGAGTTTGGCCATCCGGTGGATAATCCAATTTGCCAGGGCCCGCCCAGAAAAGACGATGCACGAGAAGTTGGCTGCGGAGCTCTTGGACGCCGCCAATAACAGGGGAGCGGCCATCAAAAAGAAGGAGGATACCCATAGGATGGCCGAGGCCAATAAGGCCTTCGCCCATTACCGCTGGTAA
- a CDS encoding 30S ribosomal protein S12 encodes MPTINQLVRKGREAIKRKTSSPALRGCPQKRGVCIRVYTTTPKKPNSALRKVARVRLTNGMEVSTYIPGIGHNLQEHSVVLVRGGRVKDLPGVRYHIIRGALDAMGVQDRRKSRSKYGTKKPK; translated from the coding sequence ATGCCTACCATCAATCAACTGGTAAGAAAGGGACGGGAGGCCATCAAGAGGAAGACCTCTTCTCCGGCCCTCAGGGGGTGCCCTCAAAAACGAGGGGTATGCATAAGGGTCTACACCACCACCCCTAAGAAACCGAATTCGGCCTTGAGAAAGGTGGCCAGGGTCCGTTTGACCAATGGAATGGAGGTAAGCACCTATATTCCTGGTATCGGACACAACCTTCAGGAGCACTCGGTGGTGCTGGTTAGGGGGGGGAGGGTAAAGGACCTCCCGGGTGTCCGTTATCATATCATCAGGGGGGCCTTGGACGCCATGGGGGTCCAGGATAGGAGGAAATCTCGCTCTAAATATGGAACGAAAAAACCTAAATAG
- a CDS encoding flippase-like domain-containing protein — MIYFIPTPGSSGAAEGGFFLLFSPLIPVPILGISILLWRFFTLYLGVLLGAFSLTHLAPVWAKLAAPGKG, encoded by the coding sequence ATGATCTATTTCATCCCCACGCCTGGAAGTAGTGGGGCAGCGGAGGGAGGGTTCTTCCTCCTCTTCTCACCCCTGATTCCTGTCCCCATATTGGGGATATCTATCCTGTTGTGGCGCTTCTTCACCCTATATCTGGGGGTCTTGTTGGGCGCATTCTCCCTAACCCATCTCGCCCCCGTTTGGGCAAAATTGGCGGCACCGGGAAAGGGTTGA
- a CDS encoding lysophospholipid acyltransferase family protein — MRAGGWLNRFFFLFWFYFFATIIPRPLQRIFTSSIGSLFYLLMPKTRGAVKKNLSLIEGERRGEKEIDALARRTFQNYGQYLLDYMVMHRLTAENKGRMVQKELGQEHMVEALERGKGVICISPHLGNWELGGLLLAFKGCDLYVLTLDEIDPNIKAFRERMRTAKGIKNIYIDPENPSPAAILEVVKVLKENKVVAMLGDRPGKADTIKLDFFGRKTRFPMGMATLAMATGAAVLPVFVVLRKGGKYWGIIERPICFQSSSREERESVIRQGMEELVRTFERYIGEYPDQWYNFFPYWS, encoded by the coding sequence ATGCGGGCAGGAGGGTGGCTCAACAGGTTTTTCTTCCTCTTTTGGTTCTACTTCTTCGCCACCATTATCCCCCGTCCGCTACAGAGGATATTCACCAGCTCTATAGGGAGCCTCTTTTACCTCCTCATGCCCAAGACCAGGGGGGCGGTGAAGAAAAACTTGAGCCTGATCGAGGGGGAAAGGCGGGGGGAAAAGGAGATAGATGCCCTTGCCAGACGGACCTTTCAAAACTACGGACAATATCTTCTCGACTATATGGTGATGCATCGTCTCACCGCTGAAAATAAAGGAAGGATGGTTCAAAAGGAATTAGGACAAGAACACATGGTTGAGGCACTGGAGAGGGGAAAGGGGGTCATCTGTATCAGCCCTCATTTGGGCAACTGGGAGCTGGGGGGGTTGTTGCTCGCCTTCAAGGGCTGTGATCTCTATGTCCTCACCCTGGATGAGATCGATCCCAATATCAAGGCCTTCAGGGAGCGGATGAGGACGGCAAAGGGGATCAAAAACATCTATATAGACCCCGAGAACCCAAGCCCTGCTGCTATCCTAGAGGTGGTGAAGGTCCTTAAGGAAAATAAGGTGGTGGCCATGTTGGGAGACCGCCCGGGAAAGGCCGACACCATCAAGTTGGACTTCTTCGGACGCAAGACCCGCTTTCCCATGGGGATGGCCACCTTGGCCATGGCCACGGGGGCAGCAGTTTTGCCCGTCTTTGTCGTACTAAGAAAAGGTGGTAAGTATTGGGGGATCATTGAACGTCCCATCTGCTTTCAGAGCTCTTCCCGAGAAGAGAGAGAAAGTGTGATCAGGCAGGGGATGGAGGAGTTGGTGAGGACCTTTGAGAGGTATATTGGGGAATATCCCGATCAGTGGTACAACTTCTTCCCCTATTGGTCATAA
- a CDS encoding radical SAM protein — translation MRILLTNPANAGILRAVGVHFPPMGPLYLGSYLERGGYHVEIRDFCTPGERPNYSNYDLVGISTDTTRHIKAMEIARRAKEASCMVVMGGPHPCYIDEEILATGWVDFIVHGEGEVTLLELVRALEGDRKTLEGVKGLSFQRDGEVIRTPPRPFIQDLDSLPLPARHLIDIELYRKTKFGDRVITPVVTSRGCPTNCKFCSSSSFFGTRWRARSPDSVVEELEELHHKYDLGAVAFVDDNFTLSPQRVVAISEGIIRKGLDIWWWNFSRAENIVNNEEMLKVMKRAGAKTIYIGVESASSQTLAELGKKMDLDTVIKAVEVLKRHGFEIFASYILGSPRDKAKDIHETIRFAKRLDTNVAQFSILTPYPGTALYKELKERIWTRHWPFYDSQHLVYKHEHISFIRMEWLLLKANLLYYTRSKKAMKDVWRLAKRHKLGWGTLLKFIRDYFWGK, via the coding sequence ATGAGAATCTTACTAACAAACCCGGCCAACGCTGGGATCCTCAGGGCAGTGGGGGTCCATTTCCCCCCGATGGGGCCATTATATCTCGGGTCCTACCTAGAGAGGGGAGGGTATCACGTAGAGATAAGGGACTTCTGCACTCCTGGGGAAAGACCCAATTATTCCAACTATGATCTAGTGGGTATCTCCACTGACACCACCCGCCACATCAAGGCCATGGAGATCGCTCGCCGAGCAAAAGAGGCGAGTTGCATGGTGGTCATGGGAGGGCCCCACCCCTGTTACATCGATGAGGAGATCCTCGCCACTGGGTGGGTGGACTTCATAGTCCATGGAGAAGGGGAGGTAACCCTATTGGAGCTGGTCAGGGCCTTAGAAGGAGACAGAAAAACACTAGAAGGGGTAAAGGGACTTAGCTTTCAAAGGGATGGAGAGGTGATCAGGACCCCACCTCGTCCCTTCATCCAAGACCTGGACTCCTTGCCGTTGCCCGCTCGCCACCTGATAGATATAGAGCTCTATCGCAAGACCAAATTCGGCGACCGAGTCATTACCCCTGTAGTAACCAGCAGGGGTTGCCCAACAAACTGTAAGTTCTGCTCCTCCTCCAGCTTTTTTGGCACAAGGTGGAGGGCCAGAAGCCCGGACTCGGTAGTAGAGGAATTAGAGGAACTCCATCATAAATATGACCTTGGCGCGGTGGCCTTCGTTGACGACAACTTTACCCTCTCCCCACAGAGGGTTGTTGCTATCTCGGAGGGGATCATCAGGAAAGGGCTTGATATCTGGTGGTGGAACTTTTCGCGGGCAGAAAACATCGTGAACAACGAGGAAATGTTAAAGGTGATGAAGAGGGCGGGGGCCAAGACCATCTATATAGGAGTGGAGAGCGCCAGTTCCCAAACCCTTGCCGAACTTGGAAAAAAGATGGATCTGGATACGGTGATAAAGGCGGTGGAGGTGTTGAAAAGACATGGCTTTGAGATATTCGCCAGCTATATCCTGGGAAGCCCCAGGGACAAAGCAAAGGATATCCATGAGACCATCCGCTTCGCCAAGAGGTTGGACACCAATGTAGCCCAGTTTTCCATCCTCACCCCCTACCCTGGCACCGCCCTCTATAAAGAATTAAAAGAGAGGATCTGGACCCGACACTGGCCCTTCTATGACTCCCAGCACCTGGTATATAAACATGAACATATCTCCTTTATCAGGATGGAATGGCTGCTCTTGAAGGCCAACCTCCTCTACTATACACGTTCCAAGAAGGCGATGAAGGACGTTTGGCGGTTGGCCAAAAGGCATAAACTGGGATGGGGAACCCTGTTAAAGTTTATCCGAGACTACTTCTGGGGCAAATAA
- a CDS encoding 2-hydroxyglutaryl-CoA dehydratase: MYLGVDVGSITTKAVAIDETDQILAKVYLRNMGRPLEAIKEGLRQIRDQLGNNLKVQGLGTTGSARHLAAYLLGADVVKNEITAHAVAVIDLLPEVKTIIEIGGQDSKIIILQEGVVVDFAMNTVCAAGTGSFLDQQATRLGISVEEFGQMALRATKKARIAGRCTVFAETDMIHKQQMGFQTEEIVAGLCNSLVKNYLNDVGRGKDLFPPLVFQGGVAANPGIRKAFEEELGHPLVVPPQFEVMGALGAAKLTRRAGVSPTKFKGFEIAHSECFTRSIECDGCGNNCEVVELIVEGRAIACWGDRCGKFSEAFSTKRGSSPI; this comes from the coding sequence ATGTATCTCGGAGTAGACGTAGGGTCCATCACCACCAAGGCGGTGGCTATTGATGAAACAGATCAGATTCTGGCCAAGGTCTATCTGCGTAATATGGGCAGACCCCTGGAGGCCATCAAGGAAGGCCTTCGTCAAATAAGGGACCAACTCGGGAACAACCTGAAGGTCCAGGGGCTCGGCACAACGGGGAGCGCTCGCCACCTGGCCGCCTATCTGTTGGGGGCTGATGTAGTGAAAAACGAGATCACTGCCCACGCCGTGGCCGTCATCGACCTCCTCCCCGAGGTCAAAACCATCATCGAGATCGGGGGGCAGGACTCCAAGATCATCATCTTACAAGAGGGGGTGGTAGTAGACTTTGCCATGAACACCGTCTGCGCAGCAGGGACTGGCTCCTTTTTGGACCAACAGGCTACCAGGCTGGGGATCTCCGTTGAGGAGTTTGGCCAGATGGCATTAAGGGCGACAAAAAAGGCAAGAATAGCGGGCAGGTGCACCGTATTTGCCGAGACCGATATGATCCACAAACAACAGATGGGTTTTCAAACCGAAGAGATCGTGGCCGGCCTCTGCAACTCCCTGGTCAAGAATTATCTCAATGACGTGGGCAGGGGAAAAGACCTCTTCCCTCCGCTGGTGTTTCAGGGCGGGGTGGCAGCCAATCCAGGCATAAGGAAGGCCTTTGAAGAGGAGTTGGGCCACCCTTTGGTGGTACCCCCCCAGTTTGAGGTCATGGGGGCCCTAGGGGCCGCCAAGCTCACACGCCGAGCTGGCGTATCTCCCACCAAATTTAAGGGTTTTGAGATAGCCCACAGCGAGTGCTTCACCCGCAGCATAGAATGCGACGGGTGCGGGAACAATTGTGAGGTGGTAGAGTTGATAGTAGAAGGAAGGGCCATCGCCTGTTGGGGGGACAGATGTGGCAAATTCAGCGAGGCCTTTAGTACTAAAAGAGGCTCTTCTCCCATTTAG
- a CDS encoding NADH-quinone oxidoreductase subunit A, whose protein sequence is MLINYVPVLFLMVLAIFFAAFAVFFSHLLGPKKVHPVKAAPYECGMITLGPTHQTIPIKYYIIAMLFLIFDLEVVFLYPWAVVFRELGVFGFVEMMIFIFILLLGFVYVWKKGALEWE, encoded by the coding sequence ATGCTCATCAACTATGTACCCGTCCTCTTTTTGATGGTGCTCGCCATATTTTTTGCCGCCTTTGCGGTATTTTTCTCCCACCTCTTAGGTCCCAAAAAGGTCCATCCGGTAAAGGCAGCCCCCTATGAGTGCGGGATGATCACCCTCGGCCCCACCCATCAGACTATTCCTATAAAATACTACATCATCGCCATGCTCTTCCTCATCTTTGACCTGGAGGTGGTCTTCCTATACCCCTGGGCGGTGGTCTTTAGGGAGTTGGGGGTATTTGGCTTTGTGGAGATGATGATCTTTATCTTTATCCTACTGTTAGGTTTTGTCTATGTCTGGAAAAAAGGAGCCTTGGAATGGGAATAG
- the nuoD gene encoding NADH dehydrogenase (quinone) subunit D: protein MTGVVKKDDILPICKFLYGDPELAFDFLTDICGVDYPGREKRFEVVYHLYSMKRNKRLRIKTSVGEGEAISTVESIWKAANWLEREVYDMMGIPFEGHSDLRRILTWEGYQGHPLRKDFPLRGEDFERYEVPAEPPDAVPTFAGEVEGERYMTLNMGPQHPATHGVLRLVLKLDGEVIVDAVPYIGHLHRGVEKLGENMTYTQAITLTDRLDYTAGISNNLAYILTVEKLLGIEVPKRAQYIRVMLAELQRIAAHLLWLASHALDMGAMTVLFYTFRERETVLDILEHVTGARLTPSFLRIGGLAADLPDGIEGKIRAFLEDFPRRIHEYETLLTKNIIWLKRTKDVGVITAQQAINWGLTGPVLRGSGVKWDIRKVFPYSSYGEFDFEIPIGEKGDVYDRYMVRLEEMRQSARIVRQTLDRLPDGDLNYYDPKVTPPNKDLVEKEINALIRHFKLMSEGISPFPGEVYASTENPKGELGWYLVSDGSNHPYRYRIRPPCFVNLAALPEMVKGHLVADVVAVIGSIDIVLGEIDR, encoded by the coding sequence ATGACCGGTGTGGTCAAGAAGGATGATATCCTGCCTATCTGCAAGTTCCTCTATGGAGATCCCGAGCTCGCCTTCGACTTCCTCACCGATATCTGTGGTGTAGACTATCCGGGGAGGGAGAAGAGGTTTGAGGTGGTCTACCACCTCTATTCCATGAAGCGGAATAAGAGGTTGAGGATCAAGACCTCGGTGGGTGAGGGAGAGGCGATCTCCACGGTGGAATCGATCTGGAAGGCAGCCAACTGGTTAGAGCGAGAGGTCTACGATATGATGGGGATCCCCTTTGAAGGACACAGTGACCTGCGCCGCATCTTGACCTGGGAGGGTTATCAGGGTCATCCCCTGAGGAAGGACTTTCCACTGCGAGGGGAGGATTTCGAGCGCTATGAGGTACCAGCAGAACCGCCCGACGCCGTTCCCACGTTTGCCGGTGAGGTTGAGGGGGAGAGGTATATGACCCTGAACATGGGCCCTCAGCACCCGGCCACCCACGGGGTGTTGCGCTTGGTGTTGAAGCTCGATGGAGAGGTGATCGTCGATGCCGTCCCATACATCGGTCACCTTCACCGGGGCGTGGAGAAGTTGGGGGAGAATATGACCTATACCCAGGCCATCACCCTTACAGACCGTTTGGACTACACCGCCGGCATATCCAATAATCTGGCCTATATCCTGACCGTGGAAAAACTTTTGGGGATAGAGGTACCCAAGAGGGCCCAGTACATCCGGGTGATGCTGGCAGAGCTCCAGAGGATCGCGGCACACCTGCTCTGGCTTGCCAGCCATGCCCTGGACATGGGGGCCATGACCGTCCTTTTTTACACCTTTCGAGAGAGGGAGACGGTTCTCGACATCCTGGAGCATGTCACTGGGGCCAGGCTTACCCCCAGCTTCTTGCGCATAGGGGGGCTGGCCGCTGACCTTCCAGACGGTATCGAGGGGAAGATCAGGGCATTTCTGGAGGATTTTCCCCGCCGCATCCACGAATATGAGACGCTGCTGACCAAAAACATCATCTGGCTGAAGAGGACTAAAGACGTTGGGGTCATCACCGCGCAGCAGGCCATCAATTGGGGGCTCACCGGCCCTGTGTTGAGGGGGTCAGGGGTCAAGTGGGACATCCGCAAGGTATTCCCCTATTCTAGCTATGGGGAGTTCGACTTTGAGATCCCTATCGGGGAAAAGGGTGATGTATACGACCGATATATGGTGAGGTTGGAGGAGATGAGGCAGTCCGCCAGGATCGTCCGTCAGACCTTGGATAGGCTTCCCGACGGGGACCTCAACTATTATGACCCCAAGGTGACACCGCCGAATAAGGATTTGGTGGAAAAGGAGATCAACGCCCTGATCCGCCACTTCAAACTTATGTCCGAGGGGATATCACCATTTCCAGGTGAGGTCTACGCCAGCACCGAAAACCCCAAGGGGGAGCTGGGTTGGTATCTGGTGAGCGATGGAAGCAATCACCCCTATCGCTATCGTATCCGTCCCCCCTGCTTTGTGAACCTGGCGGCCCTGCCGGAGATGGTCAAGGGGCACCTGGTGGCCGATGTGGTGGCCGTCATCGGGAGCATAGACATCGTCTTAGGGGAGATAGACCGTTAG